The following proteins are encoded in a genomic region of Acidobacteriota bacterium:
- a CDS encoding GWxTD domain-containing protein → MSKVRLIQNFVLMILVVGFAAAGIFAQPPKDGKDKPSQDPNDKPRNVKPELKEAYKKWINNDVAYIITKDEKRAFNALVTDEERENFIENFWRRRDPNPDTEENEYREEYYERIAYANEHFASGIPGWRTDRGRVYIAWGKPDSVESHPSGGAYDRPVYEGGGSTTTYPFEVWFYRHLEGVGDGLEIEFVDPTGTGEYRLARDSTEKDALRMVPGAGLTTAEQLGLSDQAERANGGGPATYMREQDTPFRRLEVMANLQRPPAVKFSDLQSSLTDSPVIDNNPLEFDLRVDFFRQSDDRVITAFTVQASNKELKFDPVGGLETARMNIFGRITAVSGKRSGIFEDSVTANATTEELAEMRDRKSVYQKAIALTPGTYKVDVVVRDVATGNKGIKNVGFTVPRYDEKKLSTSSLVLTSKLRTTNERDIGQMFVIGNAKVIPNLGGVYKQGQEVGIYLQVYNAQIDQTTLRPAVDVEYVLSRDGKEVLRQPEDWSGLSDSGQRLTLARLLPTSAMPLGDYQVKIVIKDRVGGQVLDSDNLKGKFTIIQ, encoded by the coding sequence ATGTCGAAAGTCAGACTTATTCAAAATTTTGTGTTGATGATTCTCGTCGTTGGCTTTGCCGCGGCCGGTATCTTTGCCCAGCCACCTAAGGACGGAAAGGACAAGCCGAGCCAGGACCCGAACGACAAACCGCGCAACGTCAAGCCCGAGCTAAAGGAAGCGTACAAAAAGTGGATCAACAATGACGTTGCATATATCATCACCAAAGACGAAAAGCGTGCATTCAATGCCCTGGTAACAGACGAAGAGCGTGAGAATTTCATTGAGAATTTCTGGCGCCGCCGCGACCCTAATCCCGACACTGAGGAAAACGAATACCGCGAAGAGTATTACGAACGCATAGCCTATGCAAACGAGCATTTTGCGTCGGGTATTCCGGGATGGCGGACCGACCGCGGCCGGGTTTACATTGCATGGGGCAAACCGGATTCTGTCGAATCGCATCCTTCGGGCGGAGCATACGACCGGCCGGTCTACGAGGGCGGCGGTTCGACGACCACCTATCCCTTCGAGGTTTGGTTCTATCGTCATCTCGAGGGTGTTGGTGACGGGCTTGAGATCGAGTTTGTCGACCCCACCGGGACCGGAGAATATCGGCTGGCAAGAGATTCTACAGAAAAAGATGCGCTTAGAATGGTGCCGGGTGCAGGCCTAACTACGGCCGAACAGCTTGGGCTGTCTGATCAGGCTGAACGAGCAAACGGTGGAGGACCGGCGACGTATATGCGTGAGCAGGATACTCCGTTTCGACGTTTGGAGGTCATGGCCAACCTTCAGCGGCCGCCGGCAGTGAAGTTCAGTGATCTGCAAAGTTCGCTGACCGATTCTCCGGTTATTGACAATAACCCGCTTGAGTTTGATCTGCGAGTAGATTTCTTTCGCCAATCCGACGATCGAGTGATCACGGCCTTTACTGTCCAGGCAAGCAATAAAGAGCTTAAGTTCGATCCGGTCGGCGGTCTCGAGACTGCACGAATGAATATTTTTGGCCGCATTACAGCTGTTTCGGGCAAGCGTTCGGGCATTTTCGAAGATTCGGTCACGGCAAATGCTACGACCGAAGAACTGGCTGAGATGCGTGACCGAAAATCGGTCTATCAAAAGGCTATCGCTCTGACGCCCGGCACCTACAAGGTCGATGTCGTTGTTCGCGATGTGGCGACGGGCAATAAGGGCATTAAGAATGTCGGGTTTACCGTTCCGCGATATGACGAGAAAAAACTTTCGACGTCGTCGCTCGTTTTGACGTCGAAATTGCGAACGACCAACGAACGCGATATCGGTCAGATGTTCGTTATCGGCAACGCAAAGGTAATTCCCAATCTTGGCGGCGTCTACAAACAGGGCCAAGAGGTCGGCATTTATCTGCAGGTCTATAACGCCCAGATCGACCAGACGACGCTTCGGCCGGCTGTTGATGTTGAATACGTTTTGTCCAGGGATGGAAAGGAAGTGTTACGTCAACCGGAAGATTGGAGCGGCCTCAGTGATTCGGGGCAGCGGCTTACGCTTGCACGACTCTTACCGACTTCGGCAATGCCTCTTGGTGATTACCAGGTCAAGATCGTGATCAAGGACCGCGTCGGAGGACAGGTGCTTGACAGTGATAATCTCAAGGGCAAATTTACGATCATTCAATAG
- a CDS encoding ParB/RepB/Spo0J family partition protein — MARQSLGRGLSALMGDEKPAVSETQSSEIDIDLIDPNPQQPRTRFAESNLNDLARSIRVYGIVQPILVRKHGTRYQIIAGERRWRAAQRAELRRVPVVVKDVPDDQLLEIALIENIQRHELNPIEEANAYRKLLDQLGLTQDEISERIGRERSMIATTVRLLKLPEDVQQHIIDGKLSLSHGRALLMTDNPSIHRVVASDAVEQGWSVRATEIAVRKLSKHPSQLIEKKEVTRSVDPNVKSAETKLMRHFSTNVKILPGKKGTGGKIEIEYYGTDDLDRIYQMLIKQ, encoded by the coding sequence ATGGCTAGACAATCGCTTGGACGGGGCCTGAGCGCGTTGATGGGTGATGAAAAGCCCGCAGTAAGCGAAACTCAATCATCCGAGATCGATATTGACCTGATCGATCCAAATCCCCAGCAGCCGCGTACGCGTTTTGCTGAATCGAATCTCAATGACCTTGCGCGGTCTATCCGCGTGTATGGGATAGTTCAGCCGATCCTTGTTAGAAAGCACGGCACACGGTATCAGATCATTGCCGGTGAACGCCGTTGGCGTGCGGCACAGCGTGCCGAACTAAGACGCGTTCCTGTCGTTGTCAAAGATGTTCCTGACGACCAATTGCTTGAGATCGCTTTGATCGAGAACATACAGCGGCACGAACTCAACCCGATCGAAGAGGCCAACGCCTATCGCAAACTTCTTGATCAGCTTGGATTAACACAGGACGAAATCTCTGAACGAATCGGCCGCGAACGCTCGATGATCGCGACGACCGTTCGGTTGCTCAAACTGCCTGAGGATGTTCAGCAGCATATCATCGACGGCAAACTCTCGCTTAGTCATGGCCGGGCATTGCTGATGACCGACAACCCGAGCATTCACCGCGTAGTGGCAAGCGATGCGGTCGAACAGGGTTGGTCGGTGCGGGCGACCGAGATAGCAGTTCGGAAATTGTCCAAACATCCCTCGCAACTTATTGAAAAGAAAGAAGTTACGCGTTCTGTTGACCCAAATGTCAAATCGGCTGAGACCAAGCTGATGCGGCATTTCAGCACGAATGTAAAGATCCTGCCGGGCAAAAAAGGCACGGGCGGAAAGATCGAGATCGAGTATTACGGAACGGACGATCTTGATCGAATTTATCAGATGTTAATTAAGCAATAA
- a CDS encoding DUF350 domain-containing protein yields the protein MIVKLDDLLPVLTTTVIFVAIGLIVFAIAFAIVVLVAPFSVKKEIEEDQNTALAIIIGALIIGVAMIISSAIQGN from the coding sequence ATGATCGTAAAGCTTGACGATCTATTGCCTGTTTTGACGACGACCGTGATATTCGTCGCGATAGGCTTGATCGTTTTTGCGATAGCGTTTGCCATCGTCGTTCTGGTCGCGCCGTTTTCGGTCAAGAAGGAGATCGAGGAAGATCAAAACACAGCTCTGGCCATCATTATCGGCGCATTGATCATTGGCGTTGCGATGATCATCTCGTCGGCCATTCAAGGAAATTAG
- the selD gene encoding selenide, water dikinase SelD yields MAKLAPGDLAQVLSKLPRQSNENVIVGFENSDDAGVFRLNSETALVQTLDFFTPVADDPTIYGQIAAINSLNDVYAMGGVPLTALSIVCYPQKGDWDILGEILAGGQLAMNAENVVVIGGHSVDDKEMKFGYSVTGIVHPDKVITNAGAKPGDVLILTKPIGTGAINTAVKRGVARPETEAAAIKAMTTSAAAASKVMREFGASGCTDVTGFGLLGHAYEMAKASKVTLTIDSKAVPLLPQVLDLISQGMLTRGDKNNRVYVGEAVRISAGVSVEMQSALFDPQTAGGLLISVKESDASRYLSSVADSVIVGRVGSYSERLIEVV; encoded by the coding sequence GTGGCTAAACTCGCACCTGGCGACCTTGCTCAAGTTTTGAGCAAACTTCCGAGACAATCGAACGAAAATGTGATCGTCGGATTTGAGAATTCGGACGACGCGGGAGTTTTTCGCCTAAATTCCGAAACGGCGCTTGTGCAGACCCTTGATTTTTTCACTCCTGTCGCCGACGATCCGACAATTTACGGCCAGATCGCGGCGATCAATTCGCTAAATGATGTATACGCGATGGGCGGCGTACCGCTTACGGCCCTTTCGATCGTCTGCTATCCGCAGAAAGGAGATTGGGATATTCTCGGCGAGATACTCGCCGGAGGGCAGTTGGCGATGAACGCTGAGAATGTCGTCGTCATCGGCGGGCATTCGGTCGATGACAAGGAGATGAAGTTCGGATATTCGGTTACCGGAATAGTTCATCCGGACAAAGTGATCACGAATGCCGGTGCAAAACCCGGCGATGTGCTGATCCTTACTAAACCGATCGGCACAGGAGCGATCAATACAGCGGTGAAACGAGGTGTCGCGAGACCCGAGACCGAGGCAGCAGCGATAAAAGCAATGACGACTTCGGCTGCCGCTGCGTCTAAGGTAATGCGCGAGTTCGGAGCCAGTGGATGTACGGACGTCACCGGATTCGGGTTGCTTGGCCATGCCTACGAGATGGCAAAGGCCAGCAAAGTAACGCTAACTATTGATTCTAAAGCAGTTCCGCTATTGCCGCAAGTGCTTGATCTGATCTCGCAGGGAATGCTGACCCGCGGCGACAAGAACAATCGCGTTTACGTTGGCGAAGCGGTTAGAATAAGCGCAGGTGTTTCGGTCGAGATGCAAAGCGCTCTTTTCGATCCGCAAACGGCCGGTGGTTTGCTGATCAGCGTGAAAGAATCGGACGCATCGCGATATTTAAGTTCGGTCGCGGATTCGGTCATCGTTGGCCGCGTCGGCAGTTATTCGGAGCGGCTGATCGAGGTGGTTTAA
- a CDS encoding ParA family protein: MGKIIAVANQKGGVGKTTTAVNLAAALALADKKVLLVDADPQANATSGAGIARGINRKNLYNALISGDSVREMVLATDIPSLWVLPSDKNLAGAEIELVDSADRSYALKKLLATVRDYFHYIIIDCPPSLGILTINGLTAADSLLVPIQCEYYALEGVTELFDTLARLRRELNPNLAIEGLLLTMFDASTNLSSAVAKDLRDFYGSQVLETVIPRNVRLAEAPSFGKPIMLYDPRSKGADSYIKLGKEIISHG, encoded by the coding sequence ATGGGAAAGATCATAGCGGTCGCAAATCAAAAAGGCGGCGTCGGAAAGACGACAACTGCAGTAAATCTAGCAGCCGCATTGGCGTTGGCAGACAAAAAGGTGCTGCTCGTTGATGCAGATCCTCAGGCAAATGCCACATCAGGGGCGGGTATTGCACGGGGAATTAACCGTAAAAACCTTTATAATGCCCTTATTTCCGGGGATTCTGTTAGGGAAATGGTGCTGGCAACGGATATTCCTTCGTTGTGGGTCCTCCCTTCGGATAAAAACCTCGCCGGTGCGGAGATCGAACTCGTAGATTCTGCCGACCGCAGCTACGCGTTAAAGAAGCTGTTGGCGACCGTTCGCGACTATTTTCATTACATCATCATCGATTGCCCGCCATCGCTCGGCATCTTGACAATAAATGGCCTTACGGCGGCAGACTCTCTGCTGGTGCCGATACAGTGCGAATATTACGCACTTGAGGGCGTTACGGAACTATTTGATACGCTTGCACGCCTTCGCAGGGAATTGAATCCAAATCTCGCGATCGAAGGGCTTTTACTGACGATGTTCGATGCGTCGACCAACCTTTCGTCGGCAGTTGCCAAAGATCTGCGTGATTTCTACGGTTCGCAGGTACTCGAAACAGTTATTCCTCGAAATGTGCGTCTTGCTGAGGCTCCTAGCTTTGGAAAGCCGATAATGCTCTACGATCCGCGATCGAAAGGCGCCGACAGCTATATCAAATTAGGAAAGGAGATCATAAGCCATGGCTAG
- the speD gene encoding adenosylmethionine decarboxylase encodes MIVGTEWLIEATGCDPEQLRDEATIRSVFNNVIADLGLRSIGSVWHKFPGEGGVTGLIALTESHLACHTYPEYGTATFNLYCCRTRPEWDWEENLMTALGAAHVTVTKIERGEQVDQISNFTSEISNNKPEMKIEIAGGLQ; translated from the coding sequence ATGATCGTTGGAACCGAATGGCTGATCGAAGCAACAGGCTGTGACCCGGAACAGCTGCGCGATGAAGCGACCATCCGCTCGGTATTTAACAACGTGATCGCCGATCTTGGACTTCGTTCGATCGGCTCAGTGTGGCATAAATTCCCCGGCGAAGGCGGCGTCACCGGCCTCATCGCCCTGACGGAATCGCACCTTGCGTGTCACACGTATCCGGAATACGGCACTGCGACGTTCAACCTTTACTGCTGTCGGACCAGGCCCGAATGGGATTGGGAAGAGAATCTTATGACTGCTCTGGGAGCTGCTCACGTTACGGTTACTAAGATCGAACGAGGTGAACAAGTAGACCAAATTTCAAATTTCACATCTGAAATTTCAAATAATAAACCGGAAATGAAGATCGAGATAGCGGGAGGTTTGCAATGA
- the tatC gene encoding twin-arginine translocase subunit TatC: protein MDDIEINKEAELPAHMSFLEHLDELRKRLVRSVVIVVLAFVVCFYFSDTIFSFLSVPIRQVLSEAERREIPVGGVTGSEQVQPLATLRPGDAGRYVFDRPTKLGATVVAPGTSVASIVAEDADGKLALFSSEPIFTNNGVVPSGVRLPPDLLTASKNEPAADERLIVTTAAESFTLFVTVSLYAAIALSIPFLLWQIWGFISPALYKHERAYVTPFIGLSTISFVGGAAFAYYILFPPALRYLIGLASEFRPLLRATDYFDFITLVMLAMGIIFQMPAITYVLARIGIVSAGLLVRSWKISLIVILIVAAVVSPTGDIPNLMLFATPMMGLYVVSIFIAWFFGKKRTTDAEKA, encoded by the coding sequence ATGGACGACATCGAGATCAACAAAGAGGCCGAATTGCCGGCTCACATGTCGTTTTTAGAGCATCTTGATGAGCTGCGCAAGCGGCTTGTCCGCAGCGTCGTTATCGTTGTGCTTGCCTTTGTAGTATGCTTTTACTTTTCCGATACGATCTTCAGTTTTCTTTCCGTACCGATCAGGCAGGTTCTGTCCGAGGCCGAGCGGCGTGAAATTCCGGTCGGCGGAGTGACTGGAAGCGAACAAGTGCAGCCGCTGGCAACCTTAAGGCCCGGAGACGCAGGACGATATGTGTTCGACAGGCCGACAAAGCTCGGTGCGACGGTCGTAGCTCCGGGAACGTCGGTCGCGAGCATTGTCGCCGAGGATGCGGACGGTAAGTTGGCGCTGTTTTCGAGCGAACCGATATTTACAAACAATGGTGTTGTGCCGAGCGGTGTAAGATTACCGCCCGATCTTCTCACGGCGTCAAAGAACGAGCCCGCGGCCGATGAACGTCTTATCGTGACGACCGCTGCCGAGAGCTTTACGCTCTTTGTCACTGTTTCGCTGTATGCGGCGATCGCCTTGTCGATACCGTTTCTGCTCTGGCAGATCTGGGGCTTTATTTCGCCCGCCCTCTATAAACATGAACGTGCGTATGTCACTCCGTTCATTGGGCTTTCGACCATATCGTTTGTTGGCGGAGCGGCCTTTGCGTATTACATACTCTTTCCGCCGGCATTGAGATATCTGATCGGACTGGCATCCGAATTTCGTCCATTGCTTAGAGCAACCGACTATTTCGACTTTATTACACTCGTCATGCTGGCGATGGGAATTATATTTCAGATGCCGGCGATCACTTATGTGCTTGCACGCATCGGTATCGTCTCGGCCGGATTATTGGTGCGAAGCTGGAAGATATCGCTAATCGTCATACTGATCGTCGCTGCGGTCGTTTCACCGACCGGCGATATTCCAAATCTGATGCTGTTTGCGACGCCGATGATGGGACTCTACGTCGTGTCGATCTTTATTGCATGGTTTTTCGGGAAAAAGCGGACTACCGATGCCGAGAAGGCCTGA
- the tatB gene encoding twin-arginine translocase subunit TatB: MFLFIFESIGTSELVLIGIVALIFLGPRKMPEMARKIGKLMNEFRSTTNDFKETWQREVNFEEEAKAFSLDELDTPTVPRSVEPAAPAIRSIDPASFNTDAAAAETGPEPEVPEFDENDKKNWL; this comes from the coding sequence GTGTTTCTATTTATTTTCGAATCCATCGGTACTTCCGAACTCGTGCTGATCGGCATCGTGGCCCTGATCTTTCTTGGCCCGCGTAAGATGCCGGAAATGGCACGCAAGATCGGAAAGTTGATGAACGAATTCAGAAGTACGACCAACGACTTCAAAGAGACCTGGCAGCGTGAGGTCAATTTTGAGGAAGAAGCGAAAGCGTTCAGCCTGGACGAATTGGACACTCCGACTGTGCCGCGTTCTGTCGAACCGGCAGCTCCGGCGATCAGATCGATCGACCCCGCGTCGTTCAACACTGATGCGGCTGCTGCTGAAACAGGTCCTGAACCGGAAGTGCCGGAATTTGACGAGAACGACAAAAAGAACTGGCTGTAA
- a CDS encoding DUF4178 domain-containing protein, with protein sequence MSVLTANCPSCAGPLEFKSGSTIVIVCPFCRSAISRTDRALEDLGKVAEIVQSESPLKLGLKGTFKDARFELTGRAQLKHELGGTWDEWYATFSNGWVGWLAEAQGRFYLTFYQPLPEGTVLPTFEGLQLGQTLPEIPNPTPLMVQERGRGTLMAADGEIPYKLTPGEQFAYADLAGKNNAFATIDYSMDPPWVFVGSQVTLAEIGLGDAKPVQREARTVSTAGMGCPNCGGPIDLIAPDKAERVTCPNCDSLLDVNQGNLSYLKSLTPSPDQLAFVAPIGAEGSFKDDVKFKIIGAVVRSVTFDGIKYYWHEYLLYNPMVGFRWLVHSDNHWNFVEPINPADVAQDNIFAAGGTVDYNGQKFKIFQDAPATVEYVKGEFYWRVEQGEVVRAVDYVAAPLMLSQEISPNEINWSVGTYLTNDEIEKAFGVTDLPRPWGVGPNQPFTGQFYYTWGALPLLALLAVAVLMIPLAGITKTVFNQEIVLPPMANATAPQAVFSQPFDLKGNSNVRITSSAQVDNSWADLDVDLINEQTKEVAESVNVPVEFYSGSDSDGAWTEGDKSTDATISSLPAGRYSIKVEGTWQNWQAQMPVSVKVEQGVNRGVNFCCAFIILLIVPIFGLFRKWSFEAGRWKDSMFGSSSSGSDDSDE encoded by the coding sequence ATGAGTGTTCTAACCGCAAATTGCCCGTCGTGTGCCGGCCCTCTTGAATTCAAGTCCGGTTCGACGATCGTCATCGTCTGTCCGTTTTGCCGTTCTGCGATATCCAGGACCGATCGTGCTCTTGAGGATCTAGGAAAGGTTGCTGAGATCGTTCAGTCTGAATCACCGCTCAAACTTGGGCTCAAGGGTACATTTAAAGATGCACGATTCGAACTCACCGGCCGGGCCCAACTCAAACATGAACTAGGCGGAACCTGGGATGAGTGGTACGCCACATTTTCGAACGGCTGGGTCGGTTGGCTTGCTGAGGCTCAAGGGCGTTTTTACCTGACGTTCTATCAGCCGCTTCCCGAAGGGACCGTCCTGCCGACATTCGAGGGCCTTCAACTCGGCCAAACGCTGCCTGAGATCCCAAATCCCACACCGCTAATGGTGCAGGAACGCGGCCGCGGAACCCTAATGGCGGCCGATGGTGAGATACCGTACAAATTAACACCGGGCGAACAGTTTGCTTACGCCGATCTGGCGGGCAAGAACAATGCGTTCGCGACCATCGACTACAGCATGGATCCGCCGTGGGTCTTTGTTGGCAGCCAGGTAACCCTCGCCGAGATCGGACTCGGTGATGCTAAGCCTGTTCAGCGTGAGGCTCGAACCGTTTCGACGGCCGGTATGGGGTGCCCCAATTGCGGCGGGCCGATCGACCTTATCGCCCCTGACAAAGCCGAACGCGTAACTTGTCCTAATTGTGACTCGCTGCTCGACGTCAATCAAGGCAATCTTTCGTACCTCAAATCACTGACGCCGTCGCCCGATCAGCTCGCATTCGTCGCGCCGATCGGTGCCGAAGGCAGTTTTAAGGACGATGTAAAATTCAAGATCATCGGGGCTGTGGTGCGGAGCGTCACGTTCGACGGCATCAAGTATTACTGGCACGAATATCTGCTCTACAATCCGATGGTCGGTTTCCGTTGGCTGGTACATTCCGACAATCACTGGAATTTCGTCGAGCCGATAAACCCAGCGGATGTGGCGCAGGACAATATATTTGCCGCGGGCGGCACGGTCGACTATAACGGACAGAAATTCAAGATATTTCAGGATGCACCGGCGACCGTTGAATACGTCAAAGGCGAATTTTACTGGCGTGTTGAACAGGGCGAAGTTGTTCGAGCGGTCGATTACGTGGCTGCCCCGTTGATGCTCTCGCAAGAGATATCTCCTAACGAGATCAACTGGTCGGTCGGAACGTACCTGACGAACGATGAGATCGAAAAGGCATTTGGCGTTACCGATCTGCCGAGGCCGTGGGGCGTCGGGCCGAATCAGCCGTTCACCGGACAGTTTTACTACACTTGGGGAGCGTTGCCGCTGCTCGCGTTATTGGCGGTTGCCGTCCTTATGATACCGCTTGCAGGTATTACTAAGACAGTATTCAACCAGGAGATCGTATTGCCTCCAATGGCGAATGCAACTGCCCCACAGGCGGTGTTCAGCCAGCCTTTTGATCTCAAGGGGAACAGTAACGTCCGTATCACATCAAGTGCCCAGGTCGACAATTCATGGGCCGATCTTGATGTGGATCTGATCAATGAGCAGACAAAAGAAGTCGCTGAATCAGTGAATGTGCCGGTCGAATTCTATAGCGGCAGCGACAGCGACGGTGCCTGGACCGAAGGCGATAAATCTACGGACGCGACGATCTCATCATTGCCTGCCGGCAGGTATTCGATAAAGGTCGAGGGAACCTGGCAAAATTGGCAGGCTCAGATGCCAGTGTCGGTCAAGGTCGAACAGGGCGTCAATCGCGGCGTCAATTTTTGCTGTGCTTTCATCATCTTGCTGATCGTCCCGATATTTGGTTTGTTCCGCAAATGGTCGTTCGAGGCGGGCCGCTGGAAGGATAGCATGTTCGGTTCGAGTTCGTCCGGTTCTGACGATTCAGACGAGTAA
- a CDS encoding GWxTD domain-containing protein, with protein MYIRRLVLGSAMLVAAAAIATGQDPSKTPLNLNPPEGPLKITKEKDDVFKRWLTEDVPYIITPAERKAFQMLTTNEERENFIKIFWDNRDPDRETEENEYREEYYQRIAYANENYASGIPGWRTDRGRIYIAWGKPDSVESRPTGGAYDRPIYEGGGSTTTYPFETWFYRHLDGVGDGIEIEFVDRTGTGEYKIAGGSDDKDALAMTPSTGRRHTDAGSGTYQREQDNPFSILARNIALQNPPALKYGDLNRALTDSPVIDNDPLAFDMRIDYFRQSDERVITTFTIQTDNNQLKFEQSGGLPTATLNILGRITTVSNKRGGIFEDAVITQATVDELANTKQRNSIYQRAVALAPGIYKVDVIVRDVGTGNKGIVRMGFTVPKYEEKKLSTSSLVLAAKLRPAGESDNRKQFVIGDLKIIPNISGSFKTGQEVGVYMQVYNAGVDQTTLRPAIDVSYVLLKDGKEILRQTEDWSTISDSGQRLTLARLLPTADLAPGEYEVKVQTKDRVSGQTIENGSKFTIAK; from the coding sequence ATGTACATTCGAAGGTTAGTTCTTGGGTCCGCGATGCTTGTTGCGGCCGCAGCGATCGCGACGGGCCAGGATCCGTCAAAAACGCCTCTAAACCTGAACCCTCCAGAAGGTCCGCTTAAGATCACGAAAGAAAAGGATGACGTGTTCAAGCGGTGGCTGACGGAGGATGTTCCGTACATAATAACGCCCGCCGAACGCAAGGCATTTCAGATGCTGACGACCAACGAAGAACGCGAGAATTTTATTAAGATATTCTGGGACAATCGTGACCCGGACCGCGAGACCGAAGAGAACGAATATCGCGAAGAGTATTACCAGCGGATAGCCTATGCGAACGAAAATTATGCGTCGGGCATCCCCGGATGGCGAACCGACCGCGGCCGCATCTACATAGCGTGGGGCAAACCGGATTCGGTCGAGTCGCGTCCGACAGGCGGAGCATACGACCGTCCAATTTACGAGGGCGGCGGTTCGACTACGACGTATCCGTTCGAAACGTGGTTCTACCGACATCTGGACGGCGTCGGCGACGGTATCGAGATCGAGTTTGTTGATCGCACGGGTACCGGCGAATACAAGATTGCCGGCGGATCGGACGACAAGGACGCCTTGGCGATGACACCGTCAACTGGACGGAGGCACACCGACGCCGGCAGCGGCACGTATCAGCGGGAGCAGGACAATCCGTTCAGCATTCTTGCACGCAATATTGCACTTCAAAATCCTCCGGCCCTCAAATACGGCGATCTGAACCGAGCCCTGACCGATTCGCCGGTGATCGACAACGATCCGCTCGCTTTCGATATGCGGATCGACTACTTTCGCCAGTCCGACGAACGCGTGATCACGACATTTACGATTCAGACCGACAATAACCAATTGAAATTTGAGCAATCCGGCGGTTTGCCCACAGCGACACTCAATATTCTCGGCCGCATCACGACCGTTTCGAACAAACGCGGCGGCATATTTGAGGACGCCGTAATTACCCAAGCTACGGTCGATGAGTTGGCCAACACCAAACAGCGAAATTCGATCTATCAGCGAGCTGTCGCATTGGCTCCCGGAATATACAAGGTCGATGTCATCGTTCGCGATGTCGGCACCGGCAACAAGGGTATTGTGAGGATGGGATTCACCGTTCCGAAATATGAAGAGAAAAAACTCTCGACATCATCACTCGTTCTGGCGGCAAAGCTTAGACCGGCTGGCGAGAGCGACAACCGAAAGCAATTTGTTATCGGCGATCTCAAGATAATTCCGAATATTTCCGGCAGTTTCAAGACGGGCCAGGAGGTCGGCGTATACATGCAGGTTTATAACGCGGGCGTTGATCAGACCACGCTGCGGCCCGCGATAGATGTGTCCTACGTTCTGCTCAAAGATGGCAAAGAGATCCTCAGGCAAACGGAAGACTGGTCGACGATATCCGATTCGGGACAGCGTCTGACGCTCGCACGCCTACTTCCGACCGCGGATCTCGCACCGGGCGAATATGAGGTGAAGGTTCAGACAAAGGATCGGGTTAGTGGCCAGACGATCGAAAATGGATCAAAATTTACGATCGCAAAATAG